CCGCGGTCGATGCGCTCGCCCGCCTGCACGACGCGCTCGTGGCGCCGGCCGGCAGCATCGTGGGCGTCGCGATGCTCGCCGCGGCGGTCGCGCTGGTCGCGCTGGTCGCGTGGCGGGTCGCACGCCGCGTCCGCCGCGATCGGGCCCGACGGGCGACGCCGGGCCGGATCGGCGGCCGCACGGCGCGCGACTGGGAGCGTGCCGCCGAGCGTCACGCGGCCGACGGTGCCCGGGGCGAGGCGCTGCGATGCCACTACCGCGCGCTGGTCGCCGACCTCGTTGCGGCGGGCATGATCGACGAGGTTGCGGGCCGTACGGCCCGCGGGTACCTGCGCGAGGTCGTCGCGGCCGCACCGGAAGCGGCCGAGGCGATGACGACCGTGACCGAGGCGTTCGAGACGACGTGGTACGGCCGCCGCGATGTGACGGCCTCCGACCTGACCGACATGCGGGCTGCCGTGACCACCGTGCGGCGGCACCTGCTGGTGCCGGCGTGACGGCGCCGTCGTCGTCCTTTGACGGGACCCGCGCGCACGGCGCACCCACACCGGGCGGGTCGGTCGACGACCGGGTGCTAGGCCGGTGGTTGTGGGGCCGCCTGCGGTCGTCGTGGCCGCTGCTGGTCGCCGCCGCCGCCATCGTCGTTGCGGCGGCGTTGACGGCCGTCAGGCCGGACGAGACCCTGCCGTTGAGTCCGGACTCCCGGGAGCCTGACGGGACGGCGGCGCTGGTCGACGTCCTGGCCGCGCTCGGCCGCCGGGCCCGGGTCGTCACGCCGCACGCGATCGGGGACGCCGACGTCGTCCTGGTGCTGCAGGACCACTTCGGCGACGGTGCGGCCGGCGACGATCTCCGCTATGCGCTGCGGGCGCGTGCACGCGCCGGTGCCCGCGTGGTCGTGGCCGATCCGGGCTCACCGCTGACGCCCGACGTCGTCGGCGGCATCGGCCTGCTGGACCGCACGCTGCGGCGCGG
This DNA window, taken from Euzebyales bacterium, encodes the following:
- a CDS encoding DUF4129 domain-containing protein → MARLTPSGLDAAAIRDAAERVLSGPAYGSARPGGLERTVTSAVDALARLHDALVAPAGSIVGVAMLAAAVALVALVAWRVARRVRRDRARRATPGRIGGRTARDWERAAERHAADGARGEALRCHYRALVADLVAAGMIDEVAGRTARGYLREVVAAAPEAAEAMTTVTEAFETTWYGRRDVTASDLTDMRAAVTTVRRHLLVPA